The Virgibacillus sp. SK37 region TTCGCGTATTTTGGAGAAGCGTACACAGAGCAAGAATTACTAGATCTTGCTAACATAGCGGAGACGTATGCTCATGGTGCGCCTAGTGGTATTGATACGTTAACGATTACTTCTGGATCACCTGTTTGGTATGAAAAAAAACACTTAATTGATTTTATAAATTTAAGTGATGATTTCCACTTTGTAGTAGCTGATTCTGGAAGGATTGGTGATACGAGAATGGCGGTGGAGTCTGTTGCCAGTCTATTGAAAATGGCACCGAAACGGATCCAGAGAAAGTTAGACCGCATTGGAGATCTCACCCATCAGGCTAAACATGCCTTAGAAAAACGAGGGAAGCATATTCTTGGCCACCTTTTAAATGAAGCGCAAAGAGAGTTGGAGTCCCTTGGTGTTAGTGATACAGGGCTTAATAAGCTAATTCAATTTGCCAGAAAAGAAGGAGCCCTTGGAGCTAAGCTAACGGGCGGCGGCAATGGTGGTTGTATTATTGCCCTGGCTCAAAATGAAGTACATTCAAGACAGCTTGCAGAGAAATTGAGAAAGCTCGGTGCACATGCTGTTTGGCCATTTACATTAAAGCAGGAAAACAACAGGAATTACTAAAGAAAAGATGAGATACTAAAGGGGAATAAAGATGAAGGCTACAGCTAAAGCACATACAAACATTGCTTTAATCAAATATTGGGGGAAGCGGAATGAAGAAATTATTCTGCCTACGAATAATAGTCTTTCCCTCACATTGGATGGATTTTATACAGAAACTACTGTAGCCTTTCATGAGGATTATACGGAAGATCACTTTATTCTTGATGAACAACCGGTAAAAGGGGAGCAGTATAAACGTGTAACAATGTTTTTAGACCTTATACGTAAGTTGGCAGGCAAAAACATATATGCTGATGTTCGTTCTATCAATAATGTTCCCACTGCCGCAGGATTCGCTTCTTCAGCTTCAGGCTTTGCAGCACTAGCATCAGCTGGAACGAAAGCAATGGGGTTACATCTAAGTGACCAAGAACTTTCCCGATTGACACGTCAGGGATCAGGATCTGCTTGTCGATCAATATACGGTGGATTTGCAGAGTGGAGAATGGGTGAGGAAGATGATGGTTCCGATTCCTATGCTGTGCCTGTAGCACCTGTCGAACATTGGGATTTGCGAGTGGCTGCAGTAATTCTTTCTTCCAAGATGAAAAAGGTGTCCAGTCGAGTAGGAATGAAGCGGACGGTCGATACTTCTCCATTTTTTGATGGATGGGTGAATAGTATACCCAAGGATTTAGAGGAAATAAAAGAAGGAATTAAAGCACAAGACGTTGAAAAGGTTGGAAGCATTGCGGAAGCAAATTGTTTGAGAATGCATGCTACTACACTTGGGGCTAATCCTCCATTTACATATTGGCATGATACGACACTCACTGTAATGCAAACAGTGAGGCAGTTGAGAGAACAAGGCATACCTGCTTATTTCACCATTGATGCAGGTCCGAATGTAAAAGTATTGTATTTACCTGACGATGAGAAGACAGTTGAGAAGGTACTCCGTGAAATTCCTGGTGTCACAGATGTCCGTCTAAGCAAACCAGGTCAAGGAATAACCTATATATAGGGGTTGGATATGTTGCCTAATGCGTCAATGACAATAAAAGTACCAGGGAAATTAATGATTGCAGGGGAATTTGCTGTTTTACAACCACATCATGAACTCGTTGTTATGGCTGTTGACCGTTTTGTATACGCAACGATTGAAGATCATCATACAAACACGATAACACTAAATGACTTTGGTCTATATGATATTGGATGGACGTATGTCGATAATCGGGTGACTTTCAAAACGAACGACGGACGTAATCGCTTTGTTGGTGCGGCAATGGCGACTGCGTTAACATATTTAAAGGAAAAGAATATCCACCCACATTCTTTTAGACTTGCAATTAAAAGTGAGCTCGATGATGCTTCCGGGGTTAAATACGGACTAGGCTCAAGCGCTGCAGTAGTTACAAGCGTCATATCAGCGATCTTAAATAAATATGATGATAAGGAACCTACAGCCCTATTAACATTTAAACTGGCTGCTATTTCGCATGTCCGTACACAAGGAAATGGTTCAGGAGCAGATGTAGCTGCCTCCTCCTATGGCGGTTTTCTACAATATGCATCTTTTCAGGCCGAATGGCTCCAGGAACAGTATGAATATACATCTACAATAACAGAGCTGTTGGAAAAAGATTGGCCATATTTATCGATTGACCCAGTAAAAATTCCTCCAACCGTATACGTGTGTATTGGCTGGACGGGAAAACCTGCATCTACCTCAAGACTTGTGGATGATATTCTTAAATTAAAAACTACTAAACAAAGCAAATTTAAACAATTTTTAGATGATAGTGAGACTGCTGTAGGTAACTTCCTACAAGGGATGACTGAAGGAGACCTCCCCCTTTTACTGCAAGGGATTAAACAAAATAGAAAAGCATTGGCGACTGTAGGAGAAAATGCTGGTGTGGAAATAGAAACTCCATTATTACGTACATTATGTGATATTGCAGAAAATATGGGAGGTGCTGGTAAGCCTTCTGGCGCCGGCGGTGGAGATTGTGGAATTGCCTTTATGCCCTCAAAAAAGCAGGCAGGAGAAATAATACATGCCTGGGAAGCAGCAGGAATTAAGCCACTTACGATCCAGCCGTTCCATACTGGGGCACATATTGTTTCATAAGTAACGTTGATAAATAGACGATTCATCTAAGCTTGTAGAAACCCATAGTCTACAAGCTTTTTAATATTTATGCGGGCGATTGAAATAAGGTTCTAACATATATGTGGATTATTCAATGATTCGCAAAGTAGATATACTGCGAAGTAACTTGATAATCTGCTGATTAATTTCTTCAGCGACGGATATTTCTGCATAAATATTCAAAAAAATGCTTGGTTGAGTCATTCCCTTCCTTTTATATACAATAGTATAAAAGGAGGCGCTTACATATGGATAAAAATATTTCTATAATTGGAGTCCCAATGGATTTAGGGCAAAGTCGTCGTGGGGTAGATATGGGGCCAAGTGCAATGAGATATGCAGGTGCTATTGAAAAGTTAACTAAATTGGATCATATTGTAAATGACCTAGGAGACATCCCAATAAATCGACCAGTTAATAGTAAATCAACAGATGGAAGTAATTTAAAAAACTTACAACAAGTGGTGGAAGCCAATCAGCAATTAGCGGATATGGTAGATGAAGAAATTAAGAATGATAACTTTCCATTAATATTTGGAGGAGATCATAGTATAGCTATCGGAAGTCTTGCAGGTATAGCAAAGCATTATAAAAACCTTGGGGTTATTTGGTATGATGCCCATGGCGATCTGAATTCAAGTGAAACTTCGCCCTCAGGCAATATTCATGGGATGCCACTTGCTGTTAGCCTTGGTATCGGTCATGAGAAATTGGTTAATATTTCAAGTTTTGTTCCAAAAATTCAACCCGAAAATATTGTTATTATCGGAGCAAGATCTCTGGACCCAGGTGAAAAGGAACTTATCAAAGAAAAAGGAATTAAAGTTTTCACCATGCATGAGATTGATCGAATGGGCATGCCAAATGTAATGACGGAAGCCATAAATTATTTAAAGGACCGTACGGATGGTGTCCACCTAAGTTTAGATTTAGATGGACTGGATCCGTCTGAAGCTCCGGGAGTAGGGACACCAGTGCTTGGTGGAATAACGTATAGGGAAAGCCATTTGGCAATGGAAATGCTCGAGGAAT contains the following coding sequences:
- the mvaD gene encoding diphosphomevalonate decarboxylase encodes the protein MKATAKAHTNIALIKYWGKRNEEIILPTNNSLSLTLDGFYTETTVAFHEDYTEDHFILDEQPVKGEQYKRVTMFLDLIRKLAGKNIYADVRSINNVPTAAGFASSASGFAALASAGTKAMGLHLSDQELSRLTRQGSGSACRSIYGGFAEWRMGEEDDGSDSYAVPVAPVEHWDLRVAAVILSSKMKKVSSRVGMKRTVDTSPFFDGWVNSIPKDLEEIKEGIKAQDVEKVGSIAEANCLRMHATTLGANPPFTYWHDTTLTVMQTVRQLREQGIPAYFTIDAGPNVKVLYLPDDEKTVEKVLREIPGVTDVRLSKPGQGITYI
- a CDS encoding phosphomevalonate kinase, translating into MLPNASMTIKVPGKLMIAGEFAVLQPHHELVVMAVDRFVYATIEDHHTNTITLNDFGLYDIGWTYVDNRVTFKTNDGRNRFVGAAMATALTYLKEKNIHPHSFRLAIKSELDDASGVKYGLGSSAAVVTSVISAILNKYDDKEPTALLTFKLAAISHVRTQGNGSGADVAASSYGGFLQYASFQAEWLQEQYEYTSTITELLEKDWPYLSIDPVKIPPTVYVCIGWTGKPASTSRLVDDILKLKTTKQSKFKQFLDDSETAVGNFLQGMTEGDLPLLLQGIKQNRKALATVGENAGVEIETPLLRTLCDIAENMGGAGKPSGAGGGDCGIAFMPSKKQAGEIIHAWEAAGIKPLTIQPFHTGAHIVS
- the mvk gene encoding mevalonate kinase; protein product: MSAEKVTTTEQTAIGVAHSKLILIGEHAVVHGQPAIAIPFPLVGVESMVEHVPGSIKIDSTFYHGPLDLAPESLQGIANCIRGTLEYLEQPYGDLMIRIKSSIPPGKGLGSSASVAISLVRSLFAYFGEAYTEQELLDLANIAETYAHGAPSGIDTLTITSGSPVWYEKKHLIDFINLSDDFHFVVADSGRIGDTRMAVESVASLLKMAPKRIQRKLDRIGDLTHQAKHALEKRGKHILGHLLNEAQRELESLGVSDTGLNKLIQFARKEGALGAKLTGGGNGGCIIALAQNEVHSRQLAEKLRKLGAHAVWPFTLKQENNRNY
- the rocF gene encoding arginase, with protein sequence MDKNISIIGVPMDLGQSRRGVDMGPSAMRYAGAIEKLTKLDHIVNDLGDIPINRPVNSKSTDGSNLKNLQQVVEANQQLADMVDEEIKNDNFPLIFGGDHSIAIGSLAGIAKHYKNLGVIWYDAHGDLNSSETSPSGNIHGMPLAVSLGIGHEKLVNISSFVPKIQPENIVIIGARSLDPGEKELIKEKGIKVFTMHEIDRMGMPNVMTEAINYLKDRTDGVHLSLDLDGLDPSEAPGVGTPVLGGITYRESHLAMEMLEESGMITSAEFVEVNPILDEKNKTATVAVALMGSLFGEKLN